The DNA segment GCTATTATTAAGTCAGTACTGCCACAATTTTGTGTTATTGTAGGAACCGGAGGCATTTCGGGTGTAGTATAACCGGCATCTTGTGTAACGGTAATAGTGAAACGCTCAATATCAATTATTCCTGTTCTTGATTCGAATGATAGGTTTGAATTTGCAGTAATAATTATGGTAGCATCTCCTGTTTCAGGGAAAGGTGATGTTATCAGCCAATCTACGTTACTAACAGGCTGCCATGGATCATCACCATCAACATCAACTGTTAATGAAAATGTACTTGTGCCATTTTCAAATATACCATCAAGGTGAACAGAAGAAGGTGATACTGACATAACTCTTACACCACCGGAAGGTGGTCTAAATTGGCTATATGTGTTTATTGAAAATACAACAATAATCAGCTGTAAAACAAGGAATTTAACAGGTCTCATATTATTAATAAATATTATTATTATTTTTGGGATAAAAAAATTGCAAGTGCAAAAGAAATAATAATTTTGTTAAAAAAAAACATTACTGATTAATTTTTATGAACAGCATAATATGTTGTACTAAATTTGTTTAATAGAGTTTTAAAGAGTTGTTTGTGATGTCTGTTATTTTGTTGGTTAAACTGTTTGGGGATACTGGAATATTTTCGAAAAATTTCCTGACCATCTAAAATGCAAACCTGATTAACGATATTATTATTAAACTAATTATAAATATAATTCCCTTGACTTTCATTAAAAAAAATCGTATCTTATAATAGACTTCTAATTTATTATGAATATTAATTTTTACCATTATGGAAGACAAATTAATTACTATTGCAACTCACACATATTCAAGAGCAGAATTATTAAAAGGCTGGCTTGAATCAGAAGGAATTCAATGCTTTCTGAAAAATGTTAATTTAATACAGGGTTCAGCACCCGGTGGTGTTAAAGTGCGTATTCATCATAAAGATGTAGAAAAAGCATTGCGTCTAATTATGTTGATAGAACAAGATTACAAGGAAGATGATTTAATTTCTGAAGAAAAAATAAAAAAAGTAGGTAAAATATTAGTTCCTGTTGATTTTTCTGAAAATTCAAAAATTGCTTGTAATGTAGCATTAGGTTTAGCGGAAAAATACAATGCTGAAATATATTTATTCCATGTTTATTTCTCTCATGCAATGGAAGTTATACCTGTTACCGATACCTATTCAACTCAAATTAATCTGGAGCATATAATAAAAGAAATTGAAACAAAAGCTCAAAATGATATTAAAATATTAGCTTCAGAAATTAAGGATAAGCTTAAAAAAGAAAATATTACGAATGTCAAGATTAATTATTCAATATCTCTTGGTCAGCCCGATGAGGAGATATTACATATGAGTAAAACATATAAACCGGGAATAATTGTAATGGGATTAAAAGGTAAAGATAAAACTGTAAAAAATGAAGCAGGAAGTGTTACACAAAGCCTTGTTAAAGATGCAAAAGTTCCGGTTTTAATAATTCCTGAAAATATTTCGTATAAAAATATCAAGGATTTTGATAATATTAACGAACTTATGTATATAACTGATTTTGACGATTCTGATTATCTTGCATTAAGAAAGTTAATGAATATTGTTTCACCTTTAGATGTTAAAATACATTGTATTCATATAGGACCTGACAGTAAAAACCCATGGGATATTGTTAAAATTGATCAACTGAAAGAATATTTTAAGAAGGTTCAAAGTAAGATAAAAATTGAATGTAACTTAATTGAGAAAGAAGATATATTAAAAGGAGTAAAAGATTATATTGAAAAAAATAAGATAAATATTGTTTCTGTTACTACTCATAAACGTAATATTATCTCCAAAATTTTTAGTCCAAGTATTACCGATAAATTATTAACTAAATTAAAGATACCAATACTTGTATTTCATTCTAAATAAAAAAAAATACCTCACAGTATTAATGCTATGAGGTATTTTCAGTTTTCTTAAAAAAAGCTGTACAACTTATGTAAACCAAAAGAGAGGTTTACTTTTCTAATGCATCTAATTCTGATTTTGCTTTTGCTAACTTGTCTTGCATATCAAGATTTGTATATATGTTAACCAGAACTTTTAAAACATTTTTATTTTGTTGATTATAATTATATGCTTTTTCCATTATAGGTAATGCTTCTTCGTATTTATTATTAGCTTTTTCGTATTCAGCTTTAAATTGTACAGTGTCTGTTTTATTTAATCCGCTTTCATTTGCTGCCTTTTTTATTTTATTACCATCGTTATAAAAAACCAATCCTTTTTTAAGATAACACATTGAAGCATATTTGTTTAATTTCTTATCATCAGGATAAATTTCAAGTCCTTGCAAAACAGTTTCTTCCATACCATCAATATCTTTGGTCTTTAATTGACAAACAGTTTTGTTTTGAAATGAATTAATTTCTTTGTATTTATATTCAATACATTTTGAAAAATAATCAACAGCTTCACCGTAGTTTTTAGCTTTATAAGCCGAATACCCGGCATTATACAGTAATGATGTGTCGATTATGTTCTCCTCAGAAAGCAATTCTAATGCTTGTGTGTAATTTTCAAATGCTTTTGCAAAATCTTTAGCTTTATAAGATGTATTGCCTTCATTTTTATAAAAATTTGCATCTTTTTTTTCTGTTGGTTCTTGTGAATAACCTGATATAAACAAAAAACATAAAGAAAGTACTAATAAATGTTTCATAATAATTTAGTTTTTAATTAATTAATGTTGCGAAAATAGTAAATGTTTTTTTCTATAAAAAAAAAATCGAAAAAATTTAATAATTTATTTAATTGAAAATAAAAGCATATTGATATATGTCTGATAATAAAATTAATATAAATATATTAACCAAATAGTTAAACAAGATGATTAAATTATTTGGTTAATGAAAATTATTGCATTATATTTGTCTAAATGGTTAAACTAAATAGTTAATTATTTATATTTGTTTAGTGTTCGTAAGAAAACTCCTATATTGTCATTTCGACTGAAAGGAGAAATCTCATTCAATTGATATACATTGTGTTATAAGATTTCTCCTTTCAGTCGAAATGACAGCATATATTATAAATTACAGAGGTTTTCTTACTAACTATAAATAACAAACATCAAAGAACTAAATAATTTTATCAGAAACAAGAAACATACAAATTAGTAACAATCATTATAATTTATTATGACACAAAATCAAAAAGATACAGAAGAAAAAATATTAGAAGCTGCAAAGGAAGTTTTTATAAAAAAGGGAATGGAAGGAGCAAGGATGCAGGAAATAGCTGATTTAGCAGGAATAAATAAAGCATTATTACATTATTATTTCAGAACAAAAGAAAAATTGTTTGATACGGTTTTTAAATTAGCATTTTCATATTTTGTTCCTAAAATAACAGATATAATGAGCTCCGAAAAATCCCTTTTTGAAAAAATTGAGGTTTTTGTTGATTCTTATATTAGTTTGCTCATTAATTATCCGTACATACCAAGATTTATAATCAATGAACTTTCAAGAAATCCTGACAGAGTTGTTGAATTTATTGATAAAATTACCGGTTCAAGCGAATATAGAAATAATTTATTTTCAAAATTGGAAATACAAATACAAAAAGAAATAAAAGAAGGAAAAATAAATTTTATTGAACCAAAACAATTGATTATAAATATGATAGCCCTTTGTATTTTCCCTTTTGTTGGTAAACCAATTGTAAAAGGAGTATTTTTTAATAATGACAAAAAAATTTATAACGAATTTTTAAAACAAAGAAAAACAGAGGTAGCAAATTTTATAATTAACTCAATAAAGAAAAAATGAAGTATTTAATAATTTTTATATTATCAGTTCAGGTTGTTTTTGCTCAAAACATTGATACTTTAAATATATTTCAGTGTTATGATTTAGCAATTAAAAACTATCCAATATCAAAACAAAAAGAATATTTTATTAATTCAAATAATTTAAAGATCAAAAATATATCAGCAAAATACTTGCCACAGATAAATATGAGTGGACAAGCAACTTATCAATCTGATGTTACAAGGATAAATGTTGAATTACCCTTCCAATTAAAAATTGATATAGATGAACCTACAAAAGATCAGTATAAAATATCATTAGATGTAAATCAGGTATTATTTGACGGAGGATTAAACAAATCACAAAAAAAAGTTGAAAACGCAAATCTAAATGTTAACATTCAACAGGTAGAAGTAAAACTTTATAAATTAAAAGAACAAATAAATAAGGTGTATTTCAATATACTTTTATTACAGGAGACTGAAACCGCCTTAAAAATAATGAATGATGAAATAGTTAGAAAACTTAATATTGTTGAATCAGGAATTAAAAACGGAATTTTGTTACAATCCAATGCCGATATTCTTAAAGCAGAATTATTGAAAATAGAACAAAATATCATTGAAATAAATATGAATAAACAAGCATCAATAAATATACTGGCTGAATTAATTTCTTATGAAATCAAAAAAAATACATATATAAAACTTCCAAAAATTATTATTAATGATTCAATAATTAAAAACAGACCTGAACTTACCCTTTTTGAAATGAACAAAACAAAGCTTGATGTATATTCAGGCTTACTGTCAAAAAAGAAAATGCCAATGTTGTATGGTTTTGGGCAGCTTGGTTATGGTCGTCCCGGATTAAATATGCTAAGCAATGAGTTTGACCCATACTATATTTTTGGTGCTAAATTAAACTGGAACATCTGGGATTGGAGGCAAACAAACAGGGAAAAACAAATACTTGAAATAAATAAAAATATAATTGATTCCGAAAAAGAAACATTTAATAAAAATAAAAATATAGCTATTCAAAATGAAGATATAGCTATAACTAAATATAATTATTTAATTGAAAAAGATAATCAAATAATACTGCTTAGAAACAATATCACAAAAGAAGCAGCAGCACAATTAGAAAACGGTATTATTACTTCAACAGATTATCTTGAAAAACTAAATGCTGAAATACAGGCAAAAATAAACCTTGAAACACATAAAATACAGCTTGTTAAAGCAAAAATTGATTATCTGACTGTAAAAGGCTTTTAAAATAAACTAAAAAAATATAAACAGATAAAAAAGGGTATAAATTAAATATCGAACACCGATTACTTTCAGTGAGATAGCTTCGCTAAGTTAACGAATAATGATATTAGAAGTTAATTAAATATGAATAAATATGATTTACCTGTTTGCCGACCAATGTCAATAAGTTAAGGTTTTATCAAACTAAAAGATTCCTGCTTTATTCGCTAACGCTCATGAAGATAGACGTTCGCAGGAATGACAGGTAGAAGTGCCTTTTCATAACTCCTGTCATTCCGCACTTGATGCGGAATCTATTAAATTATTGACATTGGTTTGCCGACGGGCAGGTAAGAACGATTGATTAATCTTTCTATTTTTGTAAATAGTGTTGAAATTGTGCAAAAGAAGTTTCAATAATAAATAAATCAAAAATCGTTAATCGGTGTTCGGTGTTCGATATTCAAGGAAAGCAAATGAAGCATTCATGACCATAACAATTGTAGATTTAATACCGATTGGACACACAAGGAATAAGATAAATAAAAAATATAAATAACTAAATATCAGCTGAATACAAAAACAAAAACATAAACACATGAAAAAGTCAATTTTTATATTCCTAATTTCCCTGATTTTTATATCCTGTTCTAACAATGGAAACAAATCAGATGCATATGGTAATTTTGAAACCAAGGAAACAATAATTTCATCAGAAGCTCGTGGAAAACTTATTACACTGAATGTGGAAGAAGGTAAAAAATTAAGCAAAGGTGAAGTTGTTGGTTTTATTGATACAACACAGTTATATCTAAAAAAGGAACAATTGTATATTCAAA comes from the Bacteroidales bacterium genome and includes:
- a CDS encoding tetratricopeptide repeat protein gives rise to the protein MKHLLVLSLCFLFISGYSQEPTEKKDANFYKNEGNTSYKAKDFAKAFENYTQALELLSEENIIDTSLLYNAGYSAYKAKNYGEAVDYFSKCIEYKYKEINSFQNKTVCQLKTKDIDGMEETVLQGLEIYPDDKKLNKYASMCYLKKGLVFYNDGNKIKKAANESGLNKTDTVQFKAEYEKANNKYEEALPIMEKAYNYNQQNKNVLKVLVNIYTNLDMQDKLAKAKSELDALEK
- a CDS encoding TetR/AcrR family transcriptional regulator; the encoded protein is MTQNQKDTEEKILEAAKEVFIKKGMEGARMQEIADLAGINKALLHYYFRTKEKLFDTVFKLAFSYFVPKITDIMSSEKSLFEKIEVFVDSYISLLINYPYIPRFIINELSRNPDRVVEFIDKITGSSEYRNNLFSKLEIQIQKEIKEGKINFIEPKQLIINMIALCIFPFVGKPIVKGVFFNNDKKIYNEFLKQRKTEVANFIINSIKKK
- a CDS encoding TolC family protein gives rise to the protein MKYLIIFILSVQVVFAQNIDTLNIFQCYDLAIKNYPISKQKEYFINSNNLKIKNISAKYLPQINMSGQATYQSDVTRINVELPFQLKIDIDEPTKDQYKISLDVNQVLFDGGLNKSQKKVENANLNVNIQQVEVKLYKLKEQINKVYFNILLLQETETALKIMNDEIVRKLNIVESGIKNGILLQSNADILKAELLKIEQNIIEINMNKQASINILAELISYEIKKNTYIKLPKIIINDSIIKNRPELTLFEMNKTKLDVYSGLLSKKKMPMLYGFGQLGYGRPGLNMLSNEFDPYYIFGAKLNWNIWDWRQTNREKQILEINKNIIDSEKETFNKNKNIAIQNEDIAITKYNYLIEKDNQIILLRNNITKEAAAQLENGIITSTDYLEKLNAEIQAKINLETHKIQLVKAKIDYLTVKGF
- a CDS encoding universal stress protein, whose product is MEDKLITIATHTYSRAELLKGWLESEGIQCFLKNVNLIQGSAPGGVKVRIHHKDVEKALRLIMLIEQDYKEDDLISEEKIKKVGKILVPVDFSENSKIACNVALGLAEKYNAEIYLFHVYFSHAMEVIPVTDTYSTQINLEHIIKEIETKAQNDIKILASEIKDKLKKENITNVKINYSISLGQPDEEILHMSKTYKPGIIVMGLKGKDKTVKNEAGSVTQSLVKDAKVPVLIIPENISYKNIKDFDNINELMYITDFDDSDYLALRKLMNIVSPLDVKIHCIHIGPDSKNPWDIVKIDQLKEYFKKVQSKIKIECNLIEKEDILKGVKDYIEKNKINIVSVTTHKRNIISKIFSPSITDKLLTKLKIPILVFHSK